From Sceloporus undulatus isolate JIND9_A2432 ecotype Alabama chromosome 6, SceUnd_v1.1, whole genome shotgun sequence, one genomic window encodes:
- the PEX11A gene encoding peroxisomal membrane protein 11A: protein MEAFVRFSNQTQGRERIFRATQYSCMLLSYMLEHKPGQEQVVMKLKRLESNMSSGRKLFRLGNTVHAIVAARQATQLPDIIPRFCLIASNLNRALYFICDTVLWVKSVGIFSDIDKKKWRNWATRCYYYSLMVNLAEDMYQLCWRMEHMARTQKPEEDSSPCQHDADDGLLPFLLFLYLTLRKHPPLLLDTVKNLCDLSSPLDRLGIYKANPGIIGLCGLISSLVGILTVARPHLKLKH from the exons AGCTACTCAGTATTCATGCATGCTGCTTAGCTATATGTTAGAACACAAGCCTGGCCAAGAGCAAGTGGTCATGAAGCTCAAACGCCTGGAATCGAACATGAGTTCAGGCCGCAAAT TGTTCCGGCTTGGCAACACGGTCCATGCCATCGTGGCAGCAAGGCAGGCCACCCAGCTGCCCGACATAATCCCCCGCTTCTGCCTGATTGCCTCCAACTTGAACCGTGCTCTCTACTTCATCTGCGACACCGTCCTGTGGGTGAAAAGCGTGGGGATCTTCTCGGATATTGACAAGAAGAAGTGGCGCAACTGGGCTACCAGGTGTTACTACTATTCCCTGATGGTGAACCTGGCTGAGGACATGTACCAGCTCTGCTGGCGCATGGAGCATATGGCACGAACGCAGAAGCCTGAGGAGGACTCCTCTCCTTGCCAACATGATGCAGATGATGggctgctgccatttctcctgTTTCTCTACCTCACTCTAAGGAAGCATCCTCCTCTACTGCTTGACACAGTGAAGAACCTTTGTGATCTCTCCAGTCCATTGGACAGGCTGGGCATCTACAAGGCCAACCCTGGAATCATTGGGCTCTGTGGTCTTATCTCCTCGCTAGTAGGAATCCTCACAGTCGCCAGACCCCATCTTAAATTGAAGCATTGA
- the PLIN1 gene encoding perilipin-1 isoform X2: MATRHKQVMQNGTSKENNALQRILHLPVVNSACNSLRKTYATTKEAHPLMASLCSAYERGLQSASSLAAWSMRPVVQKLEPQFAVANVLACQGLDHLEQKIPALHKPLEEVTSDLKESILTQIQKSMHIIVGILNKAMGLAAENYERPKNSVKATVEYARSSQVSQVAEAGAEAVTGKLEKLMDFFLPKEETRAACGPPGTSVPKEIAPSTTFEKVTALAISVSQHVYKQTVQTIQLVKDKGQELATWIPGLTAKSTMGRLAQNLHTAYLSTVLLVKNAPFIAWNTAGQLLHVSTRDTVSEAGAKVGILQGIAGKLLGTIIHYVPLPNALEEEEETATSDQVETSQEEDDAWLVATLRLQERRRSSRGHYPIPFLNLDDPPEQAPSQRHRSPAFEAEYTGSRKSAFSPYREGAGRRRWSEGLFRPPPEVTYTRAQYTGLYSTTPKKD, from the exons ATGGCAACCAGACACAAGCAAGTAATGCAGAATGGAACGTCCAAG GAAAATAATGCATTGCAGAGGATCTTGCATCTTCCAGTGGTGAATTCTGCTTGCAACAGCCTTCGGAAGACATATGCCACAACCAAAGAAGCTCACCCGCTGATGGCATCTCTATGCTCAGCCTATGAACGAGGACTCCAAAGTGCCAGCTCCCTGGCTGCATGGAGCATGAGGCCTGTGGTACAGAAACTGGAACCCCAGT ttgcAGTTGCGAATGTCCTGGCTTGTCAAGGTCTGGATCACTTGGAGCAGAAGATTCCTGCCCTCCATAAGCCTCTGGAGGAA GTTACTTCTGATCTAAAGGAGTCCATCTTAACTCAGATTCAAAAGTCCATGCACATTATTGTGGGTATCTTGAACAAAGCCATGGGGCTGGCTGCCGAAAACTATGAGCGGCCCAAAAACAGTGTGAAGGCCACTGTGGAGTATGCCAGGAGCAGCCAAGTGAGTCAGGTGGCAGAAGCTGGAGCAGAAGCAGTGACTGGGAAGCTGGAAAAGCTGATGGACTTCTTCCTTCCAAAAGAAGAGACCCGGGCAG CTTGTGGGCCTCCAGGGACATCTGTGCCAAAGGAGATAGCTCCATCCACCACCTTTGAGAAGGTGACAGCCTTAGCTATTTCTGTTTCCCAGCATGTCTACAAACAGACAGTCCAAACAATCCAGCTTGTGAAAGACAAAGGCCAGGAACTGGCTACATGGATCCCAGGTTTG ACAGCAAAGAGTACAATGGGAAGGCTGGCTCAGAACCTGCATACAGCCTATCTCTCCACTGTCTTGCTGGTAAAGAATGCTCCTTTCATTGCCTGGAACACAGCTGGCCAGCTTCTCCATGTCTCCACACGCGACACTGTGTCCGAGGCAGGTGCAAAAGTGGGCATCTTGCAAGGGATTGCAGGCAAGCTGCTGGGAACCATAATCCACTATGTACCT CTTCCAAACGccttggaggaagaagaggaaactgCAACCTCAGATCAGGTTGAGACAAGCCAGGAAGAAGATGATGCTTGGCTCGTTGCCACTCTTCGGCTACAAGAGAGGAGGCGATCCAGTCGAGGTCACTACCCCATTCCCTTCCTCAACCTTGATGATCCTCCTGAGCAAGCCCCATCCCAACGCCATCGGAGCCCAGCTTTTGAGGCTGAGTATACTGGATCCCGCAAATCTGCTTTCTCCCCATACAGGGAGGGGGCTGGCAGGCGGAGATGGAGCGAAGGGCTGTTCCGGCCCCCACCAGAAGTTACATACACCAGAGCTCAGTACACAGGACTCTATAGCACTACCCCAAAGAAAGATTGA
- the PLIN1 gene encoding perilipin-1 isoform X1 gives MATRHKQVMQNGTSKENNALQRILHLPVVNSACNSLRKTYATTKEAHPLMASLCSAYERGLQSASSLAAWSMRPVVQKLEPQFAVANVLACQGLDHLEQKIPALHKPLEEVTSDLKESILTQIQKSMHIIVGILNKAMGLAAENYERPKNSVKATVEYARSSQVSQVAEAGAEAVTGKLEKLMDFFLPKEETRAACGPPGTSVPKEIAPSTTFEKVTALAISVSQHVYKQTVQTIQLVKDKGQELATWIPGLDHLARQSRAKIQWVLSGGWNTATDWLRKSQRRLQKKEEEAKKEGDQARETAKSTMGRLAQNLHTAYLSTVLLVKNAPFIAWNTAGQLLHVSTRDTVSEAGAKVGILQGIAGKLLGTIIHYVPLPNALEEEEETATSDQVETSQEEDDAWLVATLRLQERRRSSRGHYPIPFLNLDDPPEQAPSQRHRSPAFEAEYTGSRKSAFSPYREGAGRRRWSEGLFRPPPEVTYTRAQYTGLYSTTPKKD, from the exons ATGGCAACCAGACACAAGCAAGTAATGCAGAATGGAACGTCCAAG GAAAATAATGCATTGCAGAGGATCTTGCATCTTCCAGTGGTGAATTCTGCTTGCAACAGCCTTCGGAAGACATATGCCACAACCAAAGAAGCTCACCCGCTGATGGCATCTCTATGCTCAGCCTATGAACGAGGACTCCAAAGTGCCAGCTCCCTGGCTGCATGGAGCATGAGGCCTGTGGTACAGAAACTGGAACCCCAGT ttgcAGTTGCGAATGTCCTGGCTTGTCAAGGTCTGGATCACTTGGAGCAGAAGATTCCTGCCCTCCATAAGCCTCTGGAGGAA GTTACTTCTGATCTAAAGGAGTCCATCTTAACTCAGATTCAAAAGTCCATGCACATTATTGTGGGTATCTTGAACAAAGCCATGGGGCTGGCTGCCGAAAACTATGAGCGGCCCAAAAACAGTGTGAAGGCCACTGTGGAGTATGCCAGGAGCAGCCAAGTGAGTCAGGTGGCAGAAGCTGGAGCAGAAGCAGTGACTGGGAAGCTGGAAAAGCTGATGGACTTCTTCCTTCCAAAAGAAGAGACCCGGGCAG CTTGTGGGCCTCCAGGGACATCTGTGCCAAAGGAGATAGCTCCATCCACCACCTTTGAGAAGGTGACAGCCTTAGCTATTTCTGTTTCCCAGCATGTCTACAAACAGACAGTCCAAACAATCCAGCTTGTGAAAGACAAAGGCCAGGAACTGGCTACATGGATCCCAGGTTTG GATCATTTGGCCAGACAGAGCAGAGCAAAAATCCAGTGGGTGCTCTCTGGTGGCTGGAACACAGCAACTGACTGGCTAAGGAAAAGTCAGAGGCGGttacaaaagaaagaggaagaagcaaaGAAGGAAGGCGACCAAGCAAGAGAG ACAGCAAAGAGTACAATGGGAAGGCTGGCTCAGAACCTGCATACAGCCTATCTCTCCACTGTCTTGCTGGTAAAGAATGCTCCTTTCATTGCCTGGAACACAGCTGGCCAGCTTCTCCATGTCTCCACACGCGACACTGTGTCCGAGGCAGGTGCAAAAGTGGGCATCTTGCAAGGGATTGCAGGCAAGCTGCTGGGAACCATAATCCACTATGTACCT CTTCCAAACGccttggaggaagaagaggaaactgCAACCTCAGATCAGGTTGAGACAAGCCAGGAAGAAGATGATGCTTGGCTCGTTGCCACTCTTCGGCTACAAGAGAGGAGGCGATCCAGTCGAGGTCACTACCCCATTCCCTTCCTCAACCTTGATGATCCTCCTGAGCAAGCCCCATCCCAACGCCATCGGAGCCCAGCTTTTGAGGCTGAGTATACTGGATCCCGCAAATCTGCTTTCTCCCCATACAGGGAGGGGGCTGGCAGGCGGAGATGGAGCGAAGGGCTGTTCCGGCCCCCACCAGAAGTTACATACACCAGAGCTCAGTACACAGGACTCTATAGCACTACCCCAAAGAAAGATTGA
- the LOC121935421 gene encoding ras-related and estrogen-regulated growth inhibitor-like protein, with amino-acid sequence MVLRIPLRRSASFTPDHQTVAEAPTPPPLKMEANVVVLGADRVGKSALTVRFLTRRFIGEYGDMESIYTHTLAMEGREILFHIWDFPCSQERVEESSSEDKRIQWADGFVLVYSICDRASFNSVQPKIQVIKAAKEGPSQEKVPIVIVGNKRDLHHRRAVSSEEGRLLALSMDCEFYEVSAAEAYHGAVMVFHGLAERICEAKLALKKGNGIRSIVKSVSAVFARKRTDSM; translated from the exons ATGGTGCTCCGAATCCCTCTGCGCAGAAGTGCCAGCTTCACCCCAGACCACCAGACTGTGGCTGAGGCACCCACTCCTCCGCCGCTGAAGATGGAAGCCAACGTGGTGGTACTTGGAGCAGACCGTGTGGGGAAATCCG CTTTAACTGTGCGCTTTCTAACCAGGAGGTTCATTGGGGAATATGGAGATATGG AGTCTATCTACACCCACACTTTGGCAATGGAAGGCAGAGAGATCCTCTTCCACATCTGGGACTTTCCTTGCTCACAG GAGCGGGTGGAGGAGAGCTCCTCTGAGGATAAGCGTATCCAGTGGGCCGATGgctttgtcctggtttatagcATCTGTGACCGAGCCAGCTTCAACAGTGTCCAGCCCAAGATTCAAGTCATCAAGGCAGCTAAGGAAGGGCCAAGCCAGGAGAAAGTGCCCATTGTCATTGTGGGTAACAAGAGGGACCTCCACCATCGGCGAGCAGTTTCCAGCGAGGAAGGCCGCCTCCTTGCCCTCTCTATGGACTGTGAGTTCTATGAAGTGTCTGCTGCAGAGGCCTATCATGGGGCTGTCATGGTCTTTCATGGCCTGGCGGAACGCATCTGTGAAGCCAAGCTGGCTCTCAAGAAAGGCAATGGGATCCGCAGCATTGTCAAGAGCGTCTCTGCTGTGTTTGCCCGGAAAAGGACAGACTCAATGTGA